A window from Leishmania mexicana MHOM/GT/2001/U1103 complete genome, chromosome 33 encodes these proteins:
- a CDS encoding putative dual specificity protein phosphatase, whose translation MYEVLDALRTSSVGLLFLNHPEVSFSNRSCVICIPDFHQDETIDGYRLRAAYNAGTIGRSYFATRDVAALSKRCTPTQGSSDSLPDDAPKGPVFCILKVISFVLRRRLLEEVTAEQRVLVNIVHQNVLHISDVLNDEAKENMIVITNYHAKGNIVNYAGRLSHDPDKLRRILMEVAVGLRILHSHRIYHHNLKLDNVLENGEGHFCITDAGFWRLFAVQCPEDLVFNGELACLPPEVFDPEGAYATGEVNVVSDEGAAGVAAVDIWGFGVLMYRLAYGCDPVEIAECSYAQVHERLENFDLSFPARPHWNFAYDIEDAIRLCLQKEPSKRPSVLRLLQHPFFKHSLVLGTSSLMRKISMTSSLAFGVHMVGGFGDRTMSALAPRGASMSNMAVPNYRTQQRNGFQVDAFLGEGRFSETMMVHLRRSQSKQFAFKIIHKAILKRLQAPGRERWAREMRRQLVFSRKVDHPNVMRFIDIVEDKKANCFVVQDYMSSGAIEAVPPVNGDNLSPTLQEFLVDVLAGLVHLHDNGVAHLSLVPTNIFFCEHTLHYRIADFGPLFVTADALQDSIAEDAPLYTLPSWVRQHSPLHGPSVDMFCVGLLAASVLPELFNTVWTELLDGEKNRAFAVDTVLTAVRQPRAQLTPALVSFIEEALVGRFQDARAALKHTYFKNLSLAQNLPRTIVEVTEEELQSAVHSKPETRDEARMLDVLAQDPFQESQMLSSAGDATLHGSDSCTEASIIAGATGEKPTVLVFQGENLLCGQCSAELTVALYQCSDCDGYIRCGKCSVGNYHKDHHELVPFLIHTIEHSRDGANKAVLVQPSTVPDVHALETLEMTANFPVGSLTAHLVAQRAAERSIAVRSTGGGSITKGMFGDIESVVHLSDDISEQSISVNINGRSLISFRGFGGMSGGGLHLGSGVNSSNTGFNTVGFPCGRADSVTPKDCGSLYLPPPSRLSLMKDKEARKLALPKAAEIEDDDWQQELERCRTSHHSELLLYNYSLDEVPPEVYDPPLLQVVVLDISQNNLTSLPHELSFLIHLRKLVVSYNKLSELPDSLGNLSELESLDASHNALVDLPQTFIYLSSLTSAALDYNNFSSIPDSLLDIVAPPLCSSVSNVMDYFAMASPQVNGARMASFAGNMAGSFVGGSNVSNSKTVIMSPKLKVIYLAANDSLTTLPLRERLQRFDDLTIALDNEPSLYKDYYEKNLDTELPNITVNWNKLYPDEIVPYLYCGSLRSAQSQMVYRKLNITYLLTVGRQLVPVPPEGGHHKVIVVDDIPGANIRMSFHEAVNFIEESQSKKSGCLVHCFAGLSRSATTVIAYLMIKRGMRLDEAYLVTKKGRPAILPNKGFFDQLVELDNELYPKPSRPLDIESLGRSAN comes from the coding sequence ATGTACGAGGTGCTCGACGCCCTCCGCACCAGCTCCGTTGGTCTGCTGTTTCTGAATCACCCTGAAGTATCCTTTTCAAACCGGTCGTGCGTAATCTGCATCCCTGATTTCCATCAAGACGAGACAATCGATGGCTACCGTTTGCGCGCTGCCTACAACGCCGGCACCATCGGGCGAAGCTACTTCGCCACCCGTGACGTCGCGGCGTTGTCGAAGAGGTGTACGCCGACACAGGGCTCGAGCGACTCCCTTCCCGACGATGCCCCCAAAGGTCCCGTATTCTGCATCCTCAAGGTGATCAGCTTTGTGCTTCGCCGccggctgctggaggaggtcaCCGCGGAGCAGCGCGTTCTCGTCAACATTGTGCACCAGAACGTGCTGCATATCAGCGACGTTCTCAATGATGAGGCGAAGGAGAACATGATTGTGATCACCAACTACCATGCAAAGGGCAACATCGTCAACTACGCAGGCCGACTCTCGCACGACCCCGACAAGCTGCGCCGTATCCtgatggaggtggcggtgggtcTTCGCATCCTGCATTCACACCGAATCTATCACCACAACTTGAAGCTCGACAACGTGCTCGAGAACGGCGAGGGGCACTTCTGCATCACCGACGCCGGCTTCTGGCGTCTCTTCGCCGTGCAGTGTCCAGAGGATCTCGTATTCAACGGCGAGTTGGCCTGCCTCCCGCCCGAGGTGTTCGACCCGGAGGGCGCGTACGCGACAGGCGAGGTCAATGTCGTCTCGGACGAAGGCGCGGCTGGAGTGGCCGCGGTGGATATCTGGGGCTTTGGCGTACTCATGTACCGCCTCGCCTACGGCTGCGATCCGGTCGAGATCGCCGAGTGCTCCTACGCGCAGGTTCATGAGCGGCTCGAGAACTTCGACCTGAGCTTCCCAGCACGCCCGCACTGGAACTTCGCGTACGACATCGAGGACGCGATCAGACTCTGCCTGCAAAAGGAGCCGTCGAAGCGACCAAgtgtgctgcggctgctgcaacACCCCTTCTTCAAGCACAGCTTGGTCTTAGGCACCTCGTCATTGATGCGCAAAATTTCCATGACGAGCAGCTTAGCTTTTGGTGTACATATGGTGGGTGGCTTCGGCGACCGGACGATGAGCGCGTTGGCGCCGAGAGGGGCCTCGATGAGTAATATGGCCGTGCCAAACTACCGTACGCAGCAGCGAAACGGCTTCCAGGTGGACGCTTTTCTTGGTGAGGGCCGCTTCTCGGAAACGATGATGGTTCATCTGCGCCGCAGTCAGTCCAAGCAGTTCGCCTTCAAGATTATCCACAAGGCTATTCTAAAGCGGCTGCAAGCACCTGGGCGGGAGAGATGGGCGCGAGAAatgcgccgccagctcgtTTTCTCCCGCAAGGTTGACCACCCAAACGTTATGCGCTTCATCGACATCGTGGAGGACAAGAAGGCGAACTGCTTCGTGGTGCAGGACTACATGTCGAGTGGCGCCATCGAAGCCGTGCCCCCGGTGAATGGCGACAACTTGTCCCCAACGCTGCAGGAGTTCTTAGTGGATGTGCTGGCTGGATTGGTACACCTGCACGACAACGGCGTAGCGCACCTCTCTCTGGTTCCGACGAACATATTCTTTTGCGAGCACACCTTGCACTACCGCATTGCCGATTTTGGACCGCTGTTTGTGACGGCAGACGCCTTGCAGGACTCCATCGCGGAAGACGCGCCGCTCTACACGCTACCCTCGTGGGTGCGGCAGCATAGTCCCTTGCATGGCCCCAGCGTGGACATGTTCTGTGTCGGTCTCCTTGCCGCCTCGGTACTTCCGGAGCTCTTCAACACGGTATGGACAGAACTGCTCGACGGTGAGAAGAACAGGGCGTTTGCCGTCGACACGGTACTTACAGCCGTGCGACAGCCAAGGGCGCAGCTGACGCCAGCGTTGGTCTCCTTcatcgaggaggcgctggtggGGAGGTTCCAAGACGCGCGAGCGGCGCTGAAGCACACGTACTTCAAAAATCTGAGCTTAGCGCAAAACTTGCCAAGGACGATTGTCGAGgtcacggaggaggagctacAGAGCGCCGTGCACTCGAAACCCGAGACGCGCGACGAAGCCCGCATGCTAGACGTCCTCGCCCAGGACCCGTTCCAGGAGAGCCAGATGCTCAGTTCTGCGGGTGACGCCACGTTACATGGCAGCGACTCATGCACCGAAGCCTCCATTATCGCCGGTGCCACAGGCGAGAAACCCACGGTTCTCGTCTTCCAGGGCGAGAACCTGCTCTGCGGCCAATGCAGCGCCGagctgacggtggcgctctACCAGTGCTCCGACTGCGACGGCTACATTCGCTGCGGCAAGTGTTCTGTAGGCAACTACCACAAGGACCACCACGAGTTAGTGCCGTTCCTGATTCACACGATCGAGCACAGCAGGGATGGTGCCAACAAGGCCGTGCTGGTGCAGCCGTCGACGGTGCCGGATGTGCACGCGCTCGAGACGCTGGAGATGACGGCGAACTTTCCGGTAGGCTCTCTTACGGCACATCtcgtggcgcagcgcgcggcggAGCGGTCGATTGCGGTGCGCAgcactggtggcggcagcatTACAAAAGGCATGTTTGGCGACATAGAGAGTGTCGTCCACCTTTCTGACGACATAAGCGAGCAGAGCATTTCGGTCAACATCAACGGTCGCAGCTTGATCAGCTTCCGTGGGTTTGGTGGGATGTCCGGTGGCGGACTACAccttggcagcggcgtcaaCAGCAGCAATACGGGTTTCAACACGGTAGGCTTCCCATGTGGCCGCGCGGATTCTGTGACGCCAAAGGACTGTGGCTCGCTCTACTTGCCTCCGCCGTCGAGGCTCTCACTCATGAAGGACAAAGAGGCGAGGAAGCTGGCGCTTCCCAAGGCGGCGGAAATCGAAGACGACGACtggcagcaggagctggagcgctgccgcaccagccATCACtccgagctgctgctgtacaACTACAGTCTGGACGAGGTGCCGCCGGAGGTGTACGacccaccgctgctgcaggtggtCGTCTTGGATATTTCACAGAACAATCTTACGTCGCTGCCACATGAGCTGAGCTTCTTGATCCACTTGCGCAAGCTTGTGGTTTCGTACAACAAGCTCTCCGAGCTTCCGGATAGCCTTGGCAACCTTAGCGAGCTCGAAAGCCTCGATGCAAGCCACAACGCCCTAGTGGATCTACCGCAGACGTTCATCTACCTCAGCTCCCTCACCTCGGCCGCGCTGGACTACAACAACTTCTCCAGCATTCCAGATAGCTTGCTGGATATCGTTGCTCCTCCGCTATGCTCCAGCGTGTCGAACGTGATGGATTACTTCGCCATGGCCTCACCGCAGGTGAACGGCGCGCGAATGGCAAGCTTCGCGGGGAACATGGCCGGCTCCTTTGTTGGCGGCTCCAACGTGAGTAACTCCAAGACAGTGATCATGTCACCCAAGCTGAAGGTGATCTACCTCGCCGCCAACGACAGCCTGACAACCCTCCCGTTGCgagagcggctgcagcgcttcgaCGACCTCACGATTGCGCTCGACAACGAGCCCTCACTCTACAAGGACTACTACGAGAAGAATCTCGACACCGAGCTGCCCAATATTACGGTGAACTGGAACAAGCTGTACCCGGATGAAATTGTGCCGTATCTCTACTGCGGCAGTCTCCGCTCCGCGCAGTCGCAGATGGTGTACCGGAAGCTGAACATTACGTATTTGCTCACTGTGGGTCGGCAACTGGTGCCGGTGCCACCGGAGGGCGGCCATCACAAGGTCATCGTCGTGGACGACATCCCTGGCGCGAACATTCGCATGTCTTTTCACGAGGCCGTTAACTTCATCGAGGAAAGCCAGTCGAAAAAGAGCGGGTGCCTGGTGCACTGCTTTGCAGGTCTGTCGCGCTCTGCCACAACGGTGATTGCGTACTTGATGATTAAAAGGGGCATGCGACTGGATGAGGCCTATCTGGTGACCAAGAAGGGCAGACCGGCAATTCTCCCAAACAAGGGCTTCTTTGATCAGCTGGTGGAACTGGACAACGAACTGTACCCCAAGCCAAGCCGGCCACTCGACATCGAGTCCCTCGGGCGCTCAGCAAACTGA